Proteins encoded by one window of Bos indicus x Bos taurus breed Angus x Brahman F1 hybrid chromosome 12, Bos_hybrid_MaternalHap_v2.0, whole genome shotgun sequence:
- the MBNL2 gene encoding muscleblind-like protein 2 isoform X7, protein MLAQQMQFMFPGTPLHPVPTFPVGPAIGTNTAISFAPYLAPVTPGVGLVPTEILPTTPVIVPGSPPVTVPGSTATQKLLRTDKLEVCREFQRGNCARGETDCRFAHPADSTMVDTNDNSVTVCMDYIKGRCMREKCKYFHPPAHLQAKIKAAQHQANQAAVAAQAAAAAATVMTQSTAKAMKRPLEASVDLAFPPGALHPLPKRQALEKSNGASTVFNPSVLQYQQALTSAQLQQHTAFIPTGSVLCMTPATSIVPMMHSATSATVSAATTPATSVPFAATATANQIILK, encoded by the exons ATGCTTGCCCAGCAGATGCAATTTATGTTTCCAGGAACCCCACTCCATCCCGTG CCCACTTTTCCTGTAGGTCCCGCAATAGGGACAAATACGGCGATTAGCTTTGCTCCTTACTTAGCACCTGTAACCCCTGGAGTTGGGTTAGTCCCAACGGAAATTCTACCCACCACACCTGTTATTGTTCCCGGAAGTCCACCTGTCACTGTCCCGGGCTCAACTGCAACTCAGAAACTTCTCAGGACGGACAAACTGGAG GTCTGCAGGGAGTTCCAGCGAGGAAACTGTGCCCGGGGAGAGACCGACTGCCGCTTTGCACACCCCGCCGACAGCACCATGGTCGACACAAACGACAACAGCGTAACCGTTTGTATGGATTACATAAAGGGGCGTTGCATGAGggagaaatgcaaatattttcaccctCCTGCACACTTGCAGGCCAAAATCAAAGCTGCGCAGCACCAAGCCAACCAGGCCGCGGTGGCCGCCCAGGCAGCCGCGGCCGCGGCCACAGTCATG ACTCAGTCGACTGCCAAAGCAATGAAGCGACCTCTCGAAGCATCTGTAGACCTG GCCTTCCCTCCTGGTGCTCTTCATCCTTTACCAAAGAGACAAGCACTTGAAAAAAGCAACGGTGCGAGCACCGTGTTTAACCCCAGCGTCTTGCAGTACCAGCAGGCTCTCACCAGTgcgcagctgcagcagcacaccGCGTTCATCCCGACAG GGTCAGTTTTGTGCATGACACCCGCTACCAGTATTG TACCCATGATGCACAGCGCTACGTCAGCCACTGTCTCTGCAGCAACAACTCCTGCAACAAGTGTCCCCTTCGCAGCAACAGCCACAGCCAATCAG